Part of the Salinigranum rubrum genome is shown below.
TGTTCGAAGTCGCTCGACGTGTTCTCCTGCGGCGAGCGCGTCCTCGATTCGTTCGAGCAGCCTGTCTCGAGCGGCTACGACGCGACCTCCATCCGGGACGACATCGTTGCGCTCGTAGTAGCTCACAGCGGTCTGTTCGACTCCCATCACTTCCGAAAGGGCCGCCTGTGAGACGTTCAGTTCGTCGCGAACCGCGCTGACGTCGCTCCAGTTTCCGGATTCGATTCGGAGTTTCGTCTCACGAAGCCACCGAAGTCGCTCTTCGAAGGCATCGACGACTGCCTGGAGAGAATTTCGACTCGGATTTCGGTCGCCTCGCTCGTAGTGCTGGTACGTCGAGCGGGAGAGGCCACACTGGGACTGTGAGAGGTGAAGCGTCTCTCGAATCGAACGTAATCGGTCACCGATGTTGGGGACGACATCAACGTTCGTGTTCGACGGCCGTCCGTCGAACGAACGCGAGGCGAGGTTTTTTCGCTCGGTGACAAATCCGATGTGCTCCACGTACCGCTGGAAGTCCTCGCCACCGATTCGAAGGCGGTAGCTGCCGTTCTTCCGCGGTTGGAGGCTCGAAACGATACCGAACGAGAGGAGGAGTGACCTGACCCCTTCGAGGAGTTCACGGCTCATCGATGCGACAGTGACCTCACGCTGTGTCGTGGACACGTGGCACTCGGAGTCGACGTACGCCCGAAGGAACTCGCGCTTCGTCCTGAGTGTCGCGCTTCGAATCGAATCCGGAACGCGCTGGTCAACAGAGCGTTTGAGGATTGCCGGGTCGAGGTTTGCGAGGAAACTGGCGAGTTCGCCCGCGTTACATCGAACCCGCTTCGCAGACGTACCCGCTCGTGGTCCTTCGACCGTGTACGAGAGGCCGAGCGAACCGAGCGCGTCAGCCACGTCTTCGAGTATCTCTTCGTCGTTGTTCGTGACTCTGACGTCGCCAGTGTTGTCGTCTCGAAGGACGACGTGCCCTTCCGCGATGACGTATCCGACGAGCCGTGCGAGTGACGGAGTCCACGCGTCCGGGAGATCGACGTGGACAGCGTTGTATGACCGGGAGCGGCGATAATCGACGTCAAGCGTATCGTTCCCCTTCACTGCGACCGTTCGAGGTGTCGCGATGAACTCGCCTTCGGTCAGCGTGTCAGCCGTTCGAGCGACAGGTGTACCGTCGGCTTGAGTGAAGAGTGGATGCGACGGCGTGACCTCGATCTCGTTTCCACTGGCCGTGCGTATGCGGTACATCTCGTCCGGTGCTTCGCGTTTCCAGACCTTCGTCGCGCGTTGCTCGGTGAACGTCCCGTCCGGTCGCATCGATGGGACGGCGATGTCGACCTCGTCCCAGACACCGTCGTCGACCGGTTTCGGGTCGTCGAGGTTCGACTCGACGAGTTCACGGATCGGACGCTCGGTTCCATCCGCGAGCGTTACACGAGTGTCCCCGCCGACACACTTCCCGGTCCCGGGGTCCCCGATCAAGAGCATGTGCAGGTCACCTCTGATACGAGAGCCGTCGGGGAGGTGTTTGGTGACGCCCGAGAAGAGCTGGAGGATCATCGAGAGCTTCTCCTGGTCGTAGCCGTAGATGGAGGGGGCGACGGAGGCGACCATCTCGTCGTAGATGTCGTCGTGGTTCGAGAGCTCGATGATCTCCGTCTTGTCCTCGTCGGTGATCTCCATGTCCTCGAACTCCTCGTCCTCGATGGTGATGGAGACGCCGTCCATGTAGAGGTCGAAGATGGGCGTCTTCTCGTTGTTCGAGGTCTGCTGTTCGATGTGGAGCACGCCGTTGAGCGTGACGTGGTCGCCCGCCGTCACCTTCCCGGTGATGTCGTCCTCGATGTTGATGTCGATGCTCTGTGGCGTCTCACCGCCTCTCAGGTCCTCGGGCGACTCCTGGATACGGATCTTCTGTGAGTCGACGAACTCCGACTGGTCGAAGTTCACCCGGAACGGCCCCTGTCGTTCACAGCCCTGACACTCGTGAGGCTCCTGGAAGCCGCTGTCCTGCTGGGGGATGTAGGTCATCGTCCCACAGCGCTGGCACTCGAAGGCGGCTTCCGTTATCTTGGGGCGGACGTCCGTTGCCTTGCGGACGATACCCTGGACGGACACCAGCTTCCCGATGTGGTCGTCGTGGACCCGGATGTTCCGGATGTCGATCGACTCGGGGATGTTCTGGAGGCGGACGTGCGCCTGGCCGAGGCTCACGTCGACCGGGAGGTCGTAGAGGCGGAGGGCCTCCTCGGCGTACTTCTGCAGTTGGTCGGGCTTGGCGAGGTAGTCCTCGGCGAGGTCGGGGTCGAAGGTGTAGAGGTCGTCGTAGTCGACGTACAGCGAGCGCTGCTCGTTGGGGTACCGCTGGGCGAGCCGACCGATCTCGTCGCGGTAGTAGTTGCGGTAGAACTGGATGAACCGCTCCGTGAGTTCCTGGTTCTGCGGGGCCTGCGCCATCGCACACTCATTGTTCGTACTCGGCTAAAGAGTCTTGGCTACCGGGCCGAAAGTGAACGAGTTCTCCCGGTAGCCGACGGGACGACCGCTGGACTTTTATTGTTATTGTGAGTAGTACACAATATGAACAAGACTAATGCGACAGCCCCGACCATCGTGCTGCTCGACGCGTCGGTGGGTGAGACGCCCGCCGAGCGGAATTTCAGGCGTGAACTCGACGCCGACGTCCGGGCGTACAAGGTGAGCGAGGGGGAGTTTCCACCCCGGGTCGACACGGGGTTCGGATTCGACGCCGTCGTCGTCTCCGGGTCGCAGACGTCGGTGTACGACGACGAACCGTGGATCGAGCGGACGGAGGCGTGGGTCCGCGAGGCAGTCGACGCGGGGGTGCCGCTTCTCGGCGTCTGCTGGGGGCACCAACTGCTGGCGCAGGCGGTCGGGGGGGAGGTCGACCCGATGGGTGGGAGGGGCGAACTCGGGTACGAGACCGTCCGTCGAACGGACGAGGACGACCCGCTGTTCGACGGTATCGGCCCGTCGTTCGTCGCGTTCGAGACGCACACCGACGAAGTGACCGCGCTCCCGTCCGCGGCGACACCCCTCGCCGAGACCGACCGGGCGCTGCAGGGGTTCCGCGTCGAGAACGCGTGGGGCGTCCAGTTCCACCCGGAGTACGACCGCGACACCGCCCGGTGGGTCACCGAGCACAAGCGTGGCTGGCTCACGGACGAGACGGTCGACGGAGTCCTCGCCACCATCACTCCCGAGCGCCACGCGGAGACAGCGCAGGCGACGCGGGTGTTCGACACCTTCCTCGCGTTCGCCCGGCGCCGACGCTCGCGTGTCGAGTGAGACCGCGGCAGATTATAATGTGTGTTCTACACACAACTGTTAAGACCACACACCGTCTACGACGTGTGCATGACGAACGCAGCGACCGACGCGAGAGACGAACCGATACGGATCGAATCGGCCGACCACTTCGAGGAGGTGGTCGACCGAGACGGGGTCGTTCTCGTCGACTTCCACGCGGAGTGGTGTGGCCCGTGTAAGATGCTCGAACCGACCGTCGAGGCGGTCGCGGCGGAGACGGACGCGGTCGTCGCGACGGTCGACGTCGACAGCCACGGCGGACTCGCCGCGCAGTTCGGCGTCCAGGGCGTACCGAACCTCGTCTTCTTCCGGGACGGGGAGCCACAGAAACGGGCCGTCGGCGTTCAGAGCAAGGAGGCGCTGACCGCCGTGGTCGCGTCGCTGACTCGGTAGGCCGTCGCCGACGCCGTAGTCGCTCGCTGACCGACAGTCGGTGACCGGCGACGCTGTCTCTGTTCTTAGTATTGTATAATTTTCACAATCTATTTGCGTTCCAAGCGAGTAGTTTCGGGCATGGACCCCATCGTCATCGTCGGCGGCGACGCGGCCGGGATGAGCGCGGCGAGCAAGTTCAAGCGCGAGCGTCCCGAGCGGAGGGTGGTCGTCTTCGAGAAGGGTCGGTACGTCTCCTACGCCGCCTGCGGGATGCCGTACTACGTGAAAGGGGAGGTCGAATCGCTCGACGACCTGCTCACCGTGACGCCGGAGGAGTTCGTCGAGGAACGCGATATCGACCTCCGTCTCCACCACGAGGTGGTCGACATCGGCGCCGAGAGACGGGAGGTCGTCGTGGAGGGACCCGACGGCCGGTTCAGCCAGCCGTACGACCGGTTGCTCGTCGCGACGGGCGCCCGAGCGGTGGTCCCGCCGTTCGAGGGGATGGACCTGACGGGGGTGTTCACGATGCACTCGCTCCCCGAGGCCGAGGCCGTCCGCGACTTCCTCCTCGCCGAGGAACCCGACGCCGTCGCCGTCGTCGGCGGCGGCTACGTCGGCATCGAGATGGCCGAGGCGTTCGACGCCCACGGCGTCGAGGTTCACCTCTTCGAGATGCTGCCGCACGTCATGGCCCCGTTCGGCGAGACGGTCGCCGAGCGCGTCGAAGAACACCTCCGAGAGGAGGGCGTTCGCCTCCACCTCGACACCGCCGTCGAGCGGTTCGTCGGCGACGAGGGAGTAACGGGAGTCGAGACGGGCGACGAGGTGGTCGCCGTCGACCTGGCGCTGGTCGGCGTGGGCGTCGCGCCGAACACCGACCTCGCCGAAGCGGCAGGAATCGAACTCGGCGAGACCGGCGCCATCGCGACCGACGAGTACGGGCGGACCAGTGTCGAGGGAGCGTTCGCCGCGGGCGACTGCGCCGAGGCGCGGCACGTCGTCACGGGCGAACCGGACCACGTCCCGCTCGCGCTGACCGCCAACCGGGCGGGACGGGCTATCGGGCAGACGATGGCCGGCGACGAGACGCCCGTCGGCGAGATTGCGGGGACCGCGGTGGTGAAGGCGTTCGACCTCACGGCGGCCCGAACCGGGATAATCGACGAGGGGCGCGCTCGCGAGGCGGGCTTCGACCCCGTATCGGTCACCATCACCGACTCCTCGCGGGCGCACTACTACCCCGGGGCCGAGGAAATCACCGTCACGATGCTCGGCGACCGCGAGTCGGGGCGGGTGCTGGGTGCGACGATGGTCGGTCGTGAGGGGGTCGCAAAGCGCATCGACACCGTCGCCGTCGCGCTGCACGAGCACGCGACGGTGGAGGCGCTCTCGTACTACGACCTCGCGTACGCACCGCCGTACAGCCCGGTGTGGGACCCCGTGCTCACGGCGGCGAAGGTGCTCGACGGGAAACTCGTCTGACGCGCTCACCCGAGGACGACCGGCCAGACGAACCGGACGAGCACCAGCGCGAGCAGGGTCGTCAGGAGGATGACGACGCCGTCGAGGAGGCCGCCCGCGCGGAGCATGTGTTCGCGGTCGAGGTAGCCCGCGCCGAAGACGATGGCGTTCGGCGGGGTCGCCACCGGGAGGGCGAAGCCGTAGCTGGCGGCGACCGCACCCGTCACCGCGAGCATCACCGACGCCGACGTGGCCGAGGTGCCCAGCGCGTCGGCGTAGGCGGGTCCGACGTTGACGAGCAGCGGCGCGAGGATGGCCGCCATCGCCGTGTTCGAGGCGAGTTCACCGACCACGACGGTCCCGGCGACGACGACGAGGAGGACGACGACGAGCGGCGCACCGACGAGCGCGCCGAGCGTCACCTCGGCGAGCCACGTCGTCGCCTCCGTGTCGGCGAGCGCGTTCGCCAGCGAGATGCCGCCGCCGAGGAGAAGCAGCGTCCCCCAGTCGATGTCGACGACGTCGTCCCACGCGACGGCGTCGGTGACGACGAGCGTCGGGACGGCGAGCAAGCCGACGACCACGTAGAACAACAGCCCCTGGTGGCCGGTCGTCCCGAAGGCGCTCGTGCCCGCGCCGCCGAAGAGCGTGACGCGCCAGACGGGTGGAAGGTACTCGACGAGGAGGAACTCGAAACCGCCGAGCAGCCACAGGGCGGCGGTGGCGGCGAAGATGGCGACGGTCCGTCGCGCCCGCGGCGAGAGCGGACCCATCGCCCGGAGCTGGTCGGCGGCGCGCGTTCGCGCCTCACGGACGTCGTACGCGGCGGGCGGGTAGACGACGTAGGTGAGGAGCACCCACGCGACGGGGAGCGTGACGACGACGAGCGGGAGGCCGACGGCGAGCCACTCGACGAACGTGATCTCCACCCCCAGCAACTCGCGCAACTGACCGACGACGATGGCGTTCGGGGGCGTCCCGACGAGCGTGCCGACGCCGCCCAGGCTCGCCGCGTACGCCACGCCGAGGAGCATCGCTATCTGGAAGTTCGACGCCTCACTCGCTCCCTCGTCGGCCTCGACGACGGGGGTGACGCTCGCGACCACGCCGACGACGACGGGGACCATCATCGCCACCGTGGCGGTGTTCGAGACGACCATCGAGAGGAGCGCCGTCGCCACCATCGCACCGAGAACGAGCCCCCGGGCCGAGGTCCCGAAGCGGACGATGAGCACCAGCGCCAGCCGGCGGTCGACGTCGTGGTGACTCAGCGCCTCGGCGAGGACGAAGCCCGAGAAGAGCAGGAAGATGACGGGGTCGGCGAAGCCCGCGACGGCGTCGCCGAACGAGGGGTAGACGCCGAAGGCGACGAGCAGGAGGGGAATACAGAGCGCCGTGAGCGCGAGCGGGAGCGCCCCGGTGATCCAGAGGATGGCCGCGAACGCCATCGTCGCGAGCGCGAACTGACCCGTGGCGGTCAAAGAGGGGGGCGTCGGCGCGGCCACGACGGCGGCCACGACGACGACGGCGACGGCGAGCGTGACCAGTCGAAAGCGGGGTGAGGGAGACACCTTGAACTCACTCGTGTTCACCCCTCGGAGTGACAGTACATACCGTTTCCCCGACCGTCGGCTGGCCACGCACGCCGGGTGACACCGAGCGCTTTTGTCACTCCGAGAACGGTGTCGGGCATGGACCGCCGAACGTTCCTCGAAGCGGGTGCCGCGGTCGGAGTTGGTGGGGTGGTGGGTTGTGCGGCCCCGTCGAGCGGTACGGCGTTTCGAGACGGGTTCGAGGACGGCATCGACGACTGGACGAGCGACGCGGCCATCGGGCCCGAGGTGAACGTCGCCGACTTCGAGTGGGAGGTCGACGTCTCGACCGAGGAGGCGTTCGAGGGGGAGCGGAGCCTCCGAATCCGGAACGAGGGCTCGTACGACGACGGAACGACGTGGGCCGGTCGCTCGCTCCCTGTCGAACCGGGGCGAGCGTACACCGCCACGGTGACCGCCCGGTACTGGAGCGAGTCCGAGTCGTTCAACACGCTCAGGGACGCCGTGATGCGACTCGGTCCCGAACCGCCCGAATCGGAAGCGGACTTCCCGAATCCGGGCGTGAACACCACGGCGCTCGGGGAGACGCCCTACGGCGGGCTTCGCGAACCGCTGTGGCTCGCGGCAGGCTGGCGCGAGTACCGGTTCGAGTGGACGACCCCGCGCCTCTCGACCGACACGCTCCACGTCGCGCTCGGCACGAGCGTCATCTGGGAGGGCGACGCGACCCACTTCGTCGACGACCTCTCGGTCGCGCTGCGTCCGCGGTGAGCAAACGGCGAACGGCGTCTCATCCACTCCCGCGCGTAGCGACCAGTCGCCCGAGCAGTACCCACCCGACAGTCAGCGGGAGGAACGCGAGGTTCGTCCGGACGAGAGCCGTCCCGAACGAGAGCGGGAGGGCCGAGAGGAACCGGAGACCGACGAGGAGCGTGGTCAAAAGCGGTGTTACGGCGAGGACGCTCGCGGTGAGCGGAGGCGAAGCAGCGAGTCGTCGGAGGCCGACGCCGAGCAGTCCGACGCCGACGAACACGAGACCGAAACCGAGCAGGAACGCCCAGGTGAGCAGGAGGCCAGCGGGGTCTTCGCCCGTCGCGGGAACGGCCCGAAATCCCGCACCGACGAAGACGACGACGCGCCGTCCGAGGAGTCCGGCGACCAGAACCATCCCGACGGCCGTCAGCCCGAACCCGAACCTCCCGGCGCGGCCGAGTCGGCCGCCGAAACGGAACCACGCCCCGACGAGGCCGCCAGCCATCAGGAGCCAACCGACGAACGAACCGACGTCGAACCCGGTGGCCACGTAGGGCCGGGTGCCGAACCTGACGAGCGCGAACCACGGCATCGCGAACCAGAGGACGGTCCCGACGACGGCACCGGCCCCGGTCCACGTGACCCACCGCCCGGCGTCAGCGCTCCGAGCGTCGACCGGCGTGTCCATGTGACCACCGTCTCACCCCCGACGGAAGGGACTGTCGCGTCCGGTGACCGTCGGCGGCGTGGGGGAGACAGCGCCTGCCACGCCTGCGCACTCTATTGTTTAATATCTCGGCCGACGTGACAACGTACTGATTCTCCGGCTCGCCGGGGCTCTGATACCCATGTCCGTTACCACACCGCTCGACAGTGCAACGCTCGGTGACCTCCGAACCGCCGTCACGGGTGACGTTCTCACGCCCGACGACGACGGATACGACGACGCCCGTGCCCTCTGGAACGGCCGCATCGACCGCGTCCCGGCCGTCATCGTTCGGGTCGTCTCGACCGACGACGTGGCCGCGGCCATCAGGTTCGCCCGCGAGCACGACCGCCAACTGGCGGTCCGCGGCGGCGGCCACCACGTCACCGGGAGCGCGCTCGTCGACGGCGGCCTCGTCGTCGACCTCTCCGGACTGACGGGCATCGACCTCGACGTCGACGCTCGAACCGTGCGGGTCGGCGCGGGCTGTCGCGTCAGCGACGTCCTCTCGGCGACACAGGAGCACGGCCTCGCGGTCGTCTGCGGTAGCGCCGCCCACAACGGCGTCGCCGGGTCGACGCTCGGCGGTGCCATCGGCTGGGTCCGCCGCGCGCACGGCCTCGGCGTCGACGGCCTCCGGTCGGCGGAGGTCGTCACCGTCGACGGCGAGGTGCTGACCGCGAGCGCCGACGAGAATCCGGAGCTGTTCTGGGGCCTCAGAGGCGGCGGCGCCAACTTCGGCGTCGTCACGAGCTTCGAGTTCGACTGCTTCGAACTCGGGCCCGAAGTCGCCGTCGCGCAGCCCATCTATCCGGCACCGGACGACGAGACGGTCCGTGACCTCCTCGGCCAGTACCGCGTCTTCGTCGCCGACGCTCCCCGGGAAGTAACGTCGATGGCCATCGTGACGTCCATCCCGCCGCTCCCGTTCATCCCCCAGGAAGCCCACGGCGCGCCCGTCGTGATGTTCTACGCGACGTACGCCGGTGACTCCGCCGAGGGCGAGGAGGTCATGCGACCCCTCCGCGAGTTCGGTGAGCCCGCCATGGACATGAGCAGCCGGATGCCGTTCCTCGCGATTCACGAAATCGCCAACGAACTGTTCCCCGTCGGCAACCGCTACTCGTGGCACTCGCTGTACGCCGACGAGCTGTCCGATGACCTGCTCGACCGCGTGACCACCACCGCCGCGGCGCGTCCCGAGGGCGAGGCGTCGGTCGAAATCTGGCACCTCGGTGGCGCGGTGAGCGACGTCGCTCCCGACGAAACCGCGTACGCACACCGGGACGCGGAGTTCCTCGTCAACGTGGGTGCGACGTGGGTGGACCCCGCCGACGACGAGGCACACCTCTCCTGGGCCGAGTCGTCGTGGGGGACACTCCGCGAGTCGCCGGCCACGCGTGAGGGCTTTTACCCCGGCTTCCCCGGCTTCGTGACCGGCGAGGAGCGCGCCCGGATGGCGTACGGCGACAACGTCGCGCGCCTCGCCGACCTCAAGGCCGAGTACGACCCGGAGAACCTGCTCCGCAGCAATCTGAACGTCACGCCCGCGCGCTGAGTTCGTGCGGTCGACGACGGGACTATCCACGTGGGAGTGACGAACGAGGCGTGACGAACAGCGGTGCCGGCCTGATTCTGGTGGTCGGCTTTCTCGTCGCGGCGGTAGCGGCAGTCCCGCTTTCGGTTCTCGCGTTACGCCACCGGACCGGGACGGGGATTGGACACCGCGTCCGCAAGGAACAGCCCCAGTCCAGCGAGGAACGCGAGGAGAGACGGAACGGCGGATGCGCGGGGGTCGAACAGACGGGACGACGCGACGGACGACACGGCCACTAGTTCAGCCGTCCGCCCGTTCGACGCGCTCGGCGAGCGCCCGGTTCATCGCCTCGTACCCCGCCGCGGCGTCGCCTCGAACGACGAGCGGAGCGAGCAGACCCGAGACGCGCTCGCGGTTGACGAACCGCGTCCGGCCGTCGTCGAGCGGGTGGAGTTCGAACGTGTGCCACCCCTCGAACAGCCACCCGTCCGCGACGGTGCCGACCCACTGGAGTCGGCGTTCGGGGACCACGTCGGTGACCCGCGCCGTGAGCGACCGCTCCCGACCGCGATAGCTGAGCGTGAGGTCGACGGAAGCCCCCGCTTCGAGAGCGCCCGTCGCGGCCGTGACCTGGGGGTTCCACGCTCCGTACGAGGGGAGGTCCGTGAGTACCGCCCAGACGGCCTCGGGTGGAGCGTCGACGACTCGTTCGGTGTGTATCGCCCTGATGAACATCTCAGAGCGTGTCCCCCACTCGCTCGGTCGCCGTCGCGTTCACGAAGTACGTCGCCTCGTACGGCCGGCCGTCGGCGATACCCGCGGGTTGGCCGGAGCCGTCGTCGCCGAAGGTCCAGTAGAAGCCGACCGAGACGACCACCTCGTAGCCGTCGTCGCGCGGCGTGACCGACACGACGCCCGCTCCGACGACGATCTCCTGTATCCGTTCGGTCTCTTCCTCGACGATAGCGTTGTATCGGTACACCTCCTCGTACTCGGCGACGTACGGCCCGACCGTCTCCTCGGTCAGTTCGGGCGGACGGTCGGGGTACTCTCGTTCCACGACGGTGTCGCCGCCGACAAGGCCGCCGAGACAACCGGCGAGGAGGACCAACAGCCCGACGGCGACTGCTCCGTTCCGAACGGTCATGTCCGTACACCGACATCCAGCGGGATAGCTCTGTGCCTGTTCGTCGTCCCCGGTGTGGACGTCGCGGTCACCGTGGTGACCGGATTTTTTGTGGCTGTTCACAGAGTGATACACGAGTTATGATCGCAGGTGGAACGGCAGTCCAGGTCGGCGTTCTCGTCGCAACGATCGGCGGACTCTGGCTCGGGGCACGACTGCTCGTCGACTCGGTCGTTCGGCTCGCTCGCCGGTTCGGCCTGTCCGAACTCGTCATCGGCCTCACCATCGTCGCCGCCGGAACCTCCACACCGGAGCTAGTTGTCTCCGCGGACGCGGCGCTGAAGGGGTTCGGCGCCATCGCCGTCGGCAACATCGTCGGGTCGAACATCTACAACCTCGCGTTCATCCTGGGCGTCGTCTCGCTGGTCCGGGTCGTCCCCATCGAGCGGTCGCTCGTCCACAGAGACGGCGTCGTCCTCGTCGCGAGCACGCTCGTCGGCGCGGGGGTGCTGTTCGACCTGACCGTCTCGCGGGTGGAAGGTGCCCTTCTCGTCGTCCTGTTCGTGGCCTACACGGCCTATCTGCTGCGGACTGGCTCCGAGCCGCTCAACGACGGTGGGTCGGAGACGGTCGCCCCGGCGGCGTCGGTATCAGGGGGCACGGACACGAACACGGGGACGGGGACGGGTGCGGACACCGAGCGACCGGAGGCGGCAATCCCGACGGGACTGACGGAGCGCGTGTCGTTCCGGGGCCGCGACGCGGTCTTCCTGGTGGTCGGACTCGCGGTGGTCCTCGTCAGCGGGGACCTCATGGTGTCGGCGGCGTCGGCGCTGGCACGGGGAGCGGGCGTCTCCGAGTCGGTCATCGGCGGCACCATCGTCGCGGCGGGGACGTCGACGCCGGAGTTCGCCGTCTCGTTGGTGGCTATCGGCCAGGGTCGCCTCGGCGTCTCCGTCGGCAACGTCGTCGGGAGCAACGTGTTCAACCTGCTCGGCATCATGGGTGTGGCGAGCGTGCTCCGGCCGCTCTCGTTCCCGTCGGTCGTCCTCGAGAGCGTCTCGTGGCTGGTCGTGATAGTGGTGGTGATGGTCGCGGCGCTGTGGACTGGCCGACAGCTCTCACGGCCCGAGGGAGCGCTGTTCGCCGCCTCCGAGGTCGGACGGTGGGTGCTCGGCCTCCTGGGACTGTTCGGCTGAACGCGGTCCGTGTTCGCGGGCAGACTCACTCGGAGAGCGCGCGCTCGACGCCCGCTCGGACGCGCTCCTC
Proteins encoded:
- a CDS encoding LAGLIDADG family homing endonuclease, whose product is MAQAPQNQELTERFIQFYRNYYRDEIGRLAQRYPNEQRSLYVDYDDLYTFDPDLAEDYLAKPDQLQKYAEEALRLYDLPVDVSLGQAHVRLQNIPESIDIRNIRVHDDHIGKLVSVQGIVRKATDVRPKITEAAFECQRCGTMTYIPQQDSGFQEPHECQGCERQGPFRVNFDQSEFVDSQKIRIQESPEDLRGGETPQSIDINIEDDITGKVTAGDHVTLNGVLHIEQQTSNNEKTPIFDLYMDGVSITIEDEEFEDMEITDEDKTEIIELSNHDDIYDEMVASVAPSIYGYDQEKLSMILQLFSGVTKHLPDGSRIRGDLHMLLIGDPGTGKCVGGDTRVTLADGTERPIRELVESNLDDPKPVDDGVWDEVDIAVPSMRPDGTFTEQRATKVWKREAPDEMYRIRTASGNEIEVTPSHPLFTQADGTPVARTADTLTEGEFIATPRTVAVKGNDTLDVDYRRSRSYNAVHVDLPDAWTPSLARLVGYVIAEGHVVLRDDNTGDVRVTNNDEEILEDVADALGSLGLSYTVEGPRAGTSAKRVRCNAGELASFLANLDPAILKRSVDQRVPDSIRSATLRTKREFLRAYVDSECHVSTTQREVTVASMSRELLEGVRSLLLSFGIVSSLQPRKNGSYRLRIGGEDFQRYVEHIGFVTERKNLASRSFDGRPSNTNVDVVPNIGDRLRSIRETLHLSQSQCGLSRSTYQHYERGDRNPSRNSLQAVVDAFEERLRWLRETKLRIESGNWSDVSAVRDELNVSQAALSEVMGVEQTAVSYYERNDVVPDGGRVVAARDRLLERIEDALAAGEHVERLRTLAENDLAWDRIESIDAIAPSEKWVYDLEVAETHTYLSNNIVSHNSQMLSYVRHIAPRSVYTSGKGSSAAGLTAAAVRDDFGDGQQWTLEAGALVLADKGIAAVDELDKMRSEDRSAMHEALEQQSISISKAGINATLKSRCSLLGAANPKYGRFDQYEPIGEQIDLEPALISRFDLIFTVTDQPDPEKDGDLADHILQTNYAGELNTQRTRMTNSNFTQEEVDAATEKVEPVIDPELLRKYIAHAKRNCFPTMTDEARAAIREFYVDLRAKGADEDAPVPVTARKLEALVRLAEASARVRLSDTVEAEDAERVIRIVRSCLEAIGVDPETGEFDADVIETGRSKTQRDRIKNLKGLISELESEYEEGAPLDEVLDRAETDLGLDRSKAEDEIEKLRRKGEVYEPQQNHLRTT
- a CDS encoding type 1 glutamine amidotransferase, with protein sequence MNKTNATAPTIVLLDASVGETPAERNFRRELDADVRAYKVSEGEFPPRVDTGFGFDAVVVSGSQTSVYDDEPWIERTEAWVREAVDAGVPLLGVCWGHQLLAQAVGGEVDPMGGRGELGYETVRRTDEDDPLFDGIGPSFVAFETHTDEVTALPSAATPLAETDRALQGFRVENAWGVQFHPEYDRDTARWVTEHKRGWLTDETVDGVLATITPERHAETAQATRVFDTFLAFARRRRSRVE
- a CDS encoding thioredoxin family protein produces the protein MTNAATDARDEPIRIESADHFEEVVDRDGVVLVDFHAEWCGPCKMLEPTVEAVAAETDAVVATVDVDSHGGLAAQFGVQGVPNLVFFRDGEPQKRAVGVQSKEALTAVVASLTR
- a CDS encoding FAD-dependent oxidoreductase, translated to MDPIVIVGGDAAGMSAASKFKRERPERRVVVFEKGRYVSYAACGMPYYVKGEVESLDDLLTVTPEEFVEERDIDLRLHHEVVDIGAERREVVVEGPDGRFSQPYDRLLVATGARAVVPPFEGMDLTGVFTMHSLPEAEAVRDFLLAEEPDAVAVVGGGYVGIEMAEAFDAHGVEVHLFEMLPHVMAPFGETVAERVEEHLREEGVRLHLDTAVERFVGDEGVTGVETGDEVVAVDLALVGVGVAPNTDLAEAAGIELGETGAIATDEYGRTSVEGAFAAGDCAEARHVVTGEPDHVPLALTANRAGRAIGQTMAGDETPVGEIAGTAVVKAFDLTAARTGIIDEGRAREAGFDPVSVTITDSSRAHYYPGAEEITVTMLGDRESGRVLGATMVGREGVAKRIDTVAVALHEHATVEALSYYDLAYAPPYSPVWDPVLTAAKVLDGKLV
- a CDS encoding SLC13 family permease; its protein translation is MSPSPRFRLVTLAVAVVVVAAVVAAPTPPSLTATGQFALATMAFAAILWITGALPLALTALCIPLLLVAFGVYPSFGDAVAGFADPVIFLLFSGFVLAEALSHHDVDRRLALVLIVRFGTSARGLVLGAMVATALLSMVVSNTATVAMMVPVVVGVVASVTPVVEADEGASEASNFQIAMLLGVAYAASLGGVGTLVGTPPNAIVVGQLRELLGVEITFVEWLAVGLPLVVVTLPVAWVLLTYVVYPPAAYDVREARTRAADQLRAMGPLSPRARRTVAIFAATAALWLLGGFEFLLVEYLPPVWRVTLFGGAGTSAFGTTGHQGLLFYVVVGLLAVPTLVVTDAVAWDDVVDIDWGTLLLLGGGISLANALADTEATTWLAEVTLGALVGAPLVVVLLVVVAGTVVVGELASNTAMAAILAPLLVNVGPAYADALGTSATSASVMLAVTGAVAASYGFALPVATPPNAIVFGAGYLDREHMLRAGGLLDGVVILLTTLLALVLVRFVWPVVLG
- a CDS encoding FAD-binding oxidoreductase; translation: MSVTTPLDSATLGDLRTAVTGDVLTPDDDGYDDARALWNGRIDRVPAVIVRVVSTDDVAAAIRFAREHDRQLAVRGGGHHVTGSALVDGGLVVDLSGLTGIDLDVDARTVRVGAGCRVSDVLSATQEHGLAVVCGSAAHNGVAGSTLGGAIGWVRRAHGLGVDGLRSAEVVTVDGEVLTASADENPELFWGLRGGGANFGVVTSFEFDCFELGPEVAVAQPIYPAPDDETVRDLLGQYRVFVADAPREVTSMAIVTSIPPLPFIPQEAHGAPVVMFYATYAGDSAEGEEVMRPLREFGEPAMDMSSRMPFLAIHEIANELFPVGNRYSWHSLYADELSDDLLDRVTTTAAARPEGEASVEIWHLGGAVSDVAPDETAYAHRDAEFLVNVGATWVDPADDEAHLSWAESSWGTLRESPATREGFYPGFPGFVTGEERARMAYGDNVARLADLKAEYDPENLLRSNLNVTPAR
- a CDS encoding SRPBCC domain-containing protein; translation: MFIRAIHTERVVDAPPEAVWAVLTDLPSYGAWNPQVTAATGALEAGASVDLTLSYRGRERSLTARVTDVVPERRLQWVGTVADGWLFEGWHTFELHPLDDGRTRFVNRERVSGLLAPLVVRGDAAAGYEAMNRALAERVERADG